The following proteins are co-located in the Acidimicrobiales bacterium genome:
- a CDS encoding cation-translocating P-type ATPase, with the protein MTTSKPSQGLSSARAQELLIEHGRNELPASQPVALWRRITGQLRSSIIYILLFALAFDLTVWVFEGAHEWPFESIAIAAILVFNTAMGVWQEYRAEDALERLKALSAPHVWVMRDGSLSHLDTSLLVPGDLVRIEAGDRIPADGVMVEAQAFLVDESILTGESVPVERETQEEVFSGTLAVRGLGWAELTRTGPNSAMGRIAELIGSVAAERTPLERRMESFGHRIARWIAALAVVLTVAGVGVEGIDQFDEALLFAVAVAVAAVPEGLPAVLTLTLALGTERMSNRKAVVRRLSAVEALGSVTVIATDKTGTLTENTMTVQRLDSPDTQRALRAMVLAADAEPDGSSGDPLELGLYAFAAKHGCDPAATRRSSVRQAVRPFDSAWRFMQVTVVEDQRPVTYLKGAAEVLLEMCDLDPDARAGWQAQVDAAAGQGYRVIGFAYSQAEHDRGLTWLGIAWLWDPPRPEVERAIADTEAAGIRVVMITGDHPATAASIARAIGITGDRVLTGQELDQLTPEELRFEVGRTSVFARVSPEHKLALVEALREDGQVVAMTGDGVNDAPALKRADIGIAMGDRGSDVTREVADLVLLDDNFATITAAVEEGRGIYDNIQKFLRFLFSTNVALVLLVAIGVVGAAVLDMRDSLGDLLVPLTAAQLLWINVIADGPPALALGLDRNPGVLRRRPRAPDSPLLTSSGLSFIFTTGVLKAALGLGLFFALPEFGYTGEQTRTAVFLYESLAQLAFVYPARAVSGTPPRNRTLNWIVAASVLLQAATVSIPGLRSLLGLETLDVWGYVVVASALTASLVGAQLSARLNTDAVD; encoded by the coding sequence ATGACCACATCCAAGCCGTCTCAGGGGCTGTCGTCGGCCCGCGCCCAGGAGCTCCTGATCGAGCACGGGCGCAACGAACTGCCCGCGTCACAACCAGTTGCACTTTGGAGACGCATCACCGGCCAACTGCGCAGCTCGATCATCTACATCTTGTTGTTCGCACTGGCGTTCGACCTGACCGTGTGGGTCTTCGAAGGAGCCCACGAGTGGCCGTTCGAGTCGATCGCCATCGCCGCGATCCTCGTCTTCAACACGGCGATGGGTGTGTGGCAGGAATACCGGGCCGAAGACGCACTCGAGCGACTCAAGGCACTGTCCGCACCGCACGTGTGGGTCATGAGAGACGGTTCGTTGTCTCACCTGGACACGTCGCTCCTGGTGCCTGGTGACCTGGTGCGGATAGAAGCCGGCGACCGCATCCCCGCCGATGGGGTCATGGTCGAAGCACAGGCCTTCCTGGTAGACGAGTCGATCCTCACCGGCGAGTCCGTGCCGGTCGAACGCGAGACACAAGAGGAGGTCTTCTCGGGAACCCTGGCCGTACGCGGTCTCGGGTGGGCCGAACTGACCCGCACCGGTCCGAACTCGGCCATGGGCCGCATTGCCGAGTTGATCGGCTCGGTTGCAGCCGAGCGAACCCCGCTGGAACGAAGGATGGAGAGCTTCGGCCATCGGATTGCACGATGGATCGCGGCCTTGGCAGTTGTGCTGACGGTTGCGGGAGTGGGTGTCGAAGGAATCGACCAGTTCGACGAGGCGTTGCTGTTCGCTGTCGCCGTAGCGGTAGCTGCGGTGCCCGAGGGTCTGCCCGCCGTGCTGACCCTGACCCTTGCACTCGGAACCGAGCGCATGAGCAACCGCAAGGCGGTCGTAAGGCGGCTGTCGGCTGTAGAGGCCCTGGGGTCGGTCACGGTGATCGCCACCGACAAGACAGGGACCTTGACCGAAAATACGATGACCGTTCAACGGCTCGACTCGCCCGACACCCAGCGGGCCCTCAGGGCCATGGTTCTAGCCGCCGATGCGGAACCCGACGGGTCCAGCGGTGATCCGCTGGAACTCGGGTTGTACGCATTCGCTGCCAAACACGGTTGCGACCCAGCCGCTACCCGGCGTTCGAGTGTGCGCCAGGCGGTCAGGCCCTTCGATTCGGCCTGGCGTTTCATGCAAGTGACCGTGGTCGAGGATCAGCGCCCTGTCACCTACCTGAAGGGAGCGGCCGAAGTCCTGCTCGAAATGTGTGATCTCGACCCGGACGCGCGAGCGGGTTGGCAAGCCCAAGTCGATGCTGCGGCGGGTCAGGGATACCGAGTAATCGGCTTCGCTTACTCTCAGGCCGAGCACGACCGGGGCCTCACCTGGCTGGGCATCGCATGGCTGTGGGATCCTCCAAGGCCAGAGGTCGAGCGGGCCATCGCCGATACCGAGGCTGCAGGAATCCGGGTGGTGATGATCACCGGCGATCACCCGGCCACCGCCGCCTCGATCGCCAGGGCAATCGGGATCACCGGCGATCGGGTGCTGACTGGCCAGGAGCTAGACCAGCTGACACCAGAAGAGCTGCGGTTCGAGGTCGGCCGGACCAGTGTGTTCGCCCGCGTGAGTCCCGAACACAAGCTGGCGCTGGTCGAGGCGCTTCGCGAGGACGGCCAGGTGGTCGCGATGACGGGCGACGGTGTCAACGACGCTCCGGCACTGAAGCGCGCGGACATCGGCATCGCCATGGGTGATCGGGGTAGCGACGTCACTCGTGAGGTCGCCGACCTGGTGTTGCTCGACGACAACTTCGCAACGATTACGGCCGCCGTCGAAGAGGGTCGGGGTATCTACGACAACATCCAGAAGTTCCTGCGCTTCTTGTTCTCGACCAACGTGGCGCTGGTGCTGCTGGTCGCCATCGGGGTGGTCGGCGCTGCGGTGCTCGACATGCGCGACAGCCTGGGCGACCTGCTGGTTCCGCTTACGGCGGCGCAGCTCTTGTGGATAAACGTCATCGCCGATGGACCGCCAGCGCTTGCGCTGGGCCTCGACCGCAATCCGGGTGTCTTGCGGCGCCGTCCACGGGCCCCAGACTCACCGTTGCTGACATCGTCTGGCCTGTCGTTCATCTTCACCACCGGCGTGTTGAAGGCAGCGCTGGGCCTCGGGCTGTTCTTCGCTCTTCCCGAGTTCGGCTACACGGGCGAGCAGACCCGCACCGCTGTGTTCCTTTATGAGTCTCTGGCCCAACTGGCCTTCGTCTACCCGGCACGCGCCGTCTCTGGGACCCCGCCGCGCAACCGCACGCTCAACTGGATAGTGGCGGCCAGCGTCCTGCTGCAGGCGGCCACCGTGTCGATTCCTGGCCTTCGCTCCCTGCTGGGGCTGGAGACGCTGGACGTCTGGGGCTACGTAGTGGTTGCGAGCGCGCTGACGGCTTCGCTGGTGGGGGCCCAGCTGTCCGCCCGGCTGAACACCGATGCTGTCGACTAG
- a CDS encoding CoA transferase, producing the protein MPTDLPLSDLVVIDLTVARAGPTAVRQLADWGADVIRLEPPNTSVRGQLSPDYLNLHRNKRSLALDLKSDAGRAVLHRLVAKADVLVENMRPRVKYALGFDWNTVSAINPRLVMGSISGFGQTGPYAERGGVDQIAQGLAGMMSVTGIEGQGPVRAGAAVSDIAAGLQLAVGLMVALHERQRTGVGRWVHTSLLESMLGVLDFQAARWTVDHEVPPQAGNDHPTMRPMGLYATADGHMNVAAAWGQMWISFCEVIGRPDLPDVPRFKGPSERLANHDELTAIITEALSHRSTSEWVDALNDAGVPAGPVNDMQQAFADQQVAHLGVAARTQHPSVGDIDIIKNATNIEGVDDAIRSASPVAGQHSRQILADFGFEPAEIDDLISSGASAQPDLENNP; encoded by the coding sequence GTGCCGACGGACTTGCCCCTATCCGACCTGGTGGTGATCGATCTGACCGTTGCTCGTGCTGGGCCCACCGCCGTGCGCCAGTTGGCGGATTGGGGGGCAGACGTCATTCGCCTCGAACCCCCGAACACATCGGTGAGGGGCCAACTGAGCCCCGACTATCTCAACCTCCATCGCAACAAGCGAAGCCTGGCGCTCGACCTGAAGTCCGACGCGGGGCGGGCGGTGCTGCACCGATTGGTCGCCAAGGCCGACGTCTTGGTCGAGAACATGCGGCCTCGGGTCAAGTACGCGTTGGGCTTCGACTGGAACACGGTGTCGGCCATCAACCCGCGCCTGGTCATGGGGTCGATCTCGGGCTTTGGCCAAACCGGACCATATGCCGAGCGTGGCGGTGTCGACCAGATAGCCCAAGGTCTGGCCGGGATGATGAGCGTTACGGGCATCGAGGGCCAGGGGCCCGTGCGGGCCGGCGCTGCGGTGTCCGACATCGCGGCAGGTCTACAGCTGGCCGTCGGGTTGATGGTGGCACTTCACGAGCGCCAACGAACCGGCGTAGGCCGCTGGGTTCACACATCGCTGCTCGAATCGATGCTGGGTGTGCTCGACTTCCAGGCGGCCCGCTGGACGGTCGACCACGAGGTCCCGCCCCAGGCAGGCAACGACCACCCGACCATGCGACCGATGGGCCTCTATGCCACCGCCGACGGCCACATGAACGTCGCCGCAGCATGGGGCCAGATGTGGATCTCGTTCTGTGAGGTGATCGGTCGGCCGGACCTGCCAGATGTTCCCCGCTTCAAGGGTCCGTCCGAGCGCCTGGCCAACCATGACGAACTCACGGCGATCATCACCGAGGCGCTCAGCCACCGGTCGACCTCGGAGTGGGTAGACGCGCTGAACGACGCCGGGGTGCCGGCAGGCCCGGTGAACGACATGCAACAGGCCTTCGCCGACCAGCAGGTGGCGCACCTGGGCGTAGCAGCACGAACACAGCACCCGTCGGTTGGCGATATCGACATCATCAAGAACGCCACCAACATCGAAGGTGTCGACGACGCGATTCGTAGCGCCAGCCCTGTGGCGGGACAGCACAGCCGCCAGATCCTTGCCGATTTCGGCTTCGAACCCGCCGAGATCGACGACCTCATCTCGTCCGGAGCATCTGCCCAACCCGATTTGGAGAACAACCCATGA
- a CDS encoding serine hydrolase domain-containing protein — protein MIANPKEAGLDPQRLENIASHLNSRYLEPGKIAGAQMAIVRNGVVGYFASFGRRDRERDLPVVDDTIWRIYSMTKPITGVAMMTLYEQGHFQLDDPVDRWIPEWRDLQVAQPDGHGGTQLVPAERPPTIRHILSHTSGIGYGPDNRDIVVGDRNWLDGHDLESMSKEFGRWPLRFQPGTRWLYSHGMDIAARLVEIMSGLPYDQYLQGAIFDPLGMTDTGFWVKPEQADRFAASYGRNSRKELVLIDDPSQSAYLTKPKLFNGGGGLVSTTADYVQFCTMLANGGQLGGRRILSRKTVELMTCNHLEGDRSMTDMALPMAYGEVASAGSGFGLTVAVSKGPRATGVAGSVGDFSWGGAASTTFWVDPAEELSVVFMTQLMPSGTFNFPGQLRALVYGALSD, from the coding sequence ATGATCGCCAACCCGAAGGAAGCCGGCCTCGACCCACAGCGCCTCGAGAACATCGCCAGCCACCTCAACTCGAGATATCTCGAGCCGGGCAAGATCGCAGGAGCCCAGATGGCGATCGTGCGCAACGGCGTGGTCGGCTATTTCGCCAGCTTCGGGCGCCGCGACCGCGAACGCGATCTGCCTGTCGTCGACGACACCATCTGGCGTATTTACTCGATGACCAAGCCGATCACCGGTGTGGCGATGATGACCTTGTACGAGCAGGGGCACTTCCAGCTCGACGATCCGGTCGATCGATGGATACCCGAGTGGCGCGACCTCCAGGTCGCTCAACCCGACGGCCACGGCGGCACCCAGCTCGTTCCAGCCGAGCGGCCACCCACCATCCGCCACATTCTGAGCCACACGTCGGGCATTGGATACGGACCCGACAATCGCGACATCGTGGTCGGCGACCGCAACTGGCTCGACGGACACGATCTCGAATCGATGTCAAAGGAGTTCGGCCGGTGGCCGCTTCGCTTCCAGCCCGGTACCAGGTGGCTGTATTCACACGGCATGGACATCGCCGCCCGGTTGGTCGAGATCATGTCTGGCCTGCCCTACGACCAGTACTTGCAGGGTGCGATCTTCGATCCGTTGGGAATGACCGACACCGGATTCTGGGTCAAGCCAGAGCAGGCCGACAGGTTCGCCGCCTCCTACGGGCGCAACTCGCGCAAGGAACTGGTGCTGATCGACGACCCCTCGCAGAGCGCATACCTGACCAAACCCAAGCTGTTCAACGGCGGTGGCGGTCTGGTTTCGACGACCGCCGACTATGTGCAGTTCTGCACGATGTTGGCCAACGGAGGCCAGCTGGGAGGCCGGCGGATCCTGTCGCGTAAGACGGTTGAACTGATGACCTGCAACCATCTGGAAGGTGATCGCTCGATGACCGACATGGCACTGCCGATGGCCTATGGCGAGGTCGCCTCGGCCGGCTCGGGTTTTGGGCTGACGGTCGCGGTTTCGAAAGGCCCACGGGCGACGGGCGTGGCGGGGTCGGTCGGCGACTTCAGCTGGGGTGGCGCCGCTTCGACGACCTTCTGGGTCGACCCCGCCGAAGAGCTGTCGGTGGTGTTCATGACCCAGCTGATGCCCTCGGGCACGTTCAACTTCCCCGGTCAGCTCAGGGCCTTGGTCTACGGCGCACTGTCGGACTGA
- a CDS encoding enoyl-CoA hydratase-related protein — protein sequence MSDFTEIRYEELGRVGVITIDRPHARNALTFTTYDEIQRAVEQTEAWCLVITGTDPAFCSGDDVKQVMTKVADRPVPADSSPRITPLAGALLKTDVPIIAAVNGAAVGWGMELALFADIRIASAKARFGELFVKRGLCCDVAGIGLLADIVGREAAAELLFTGRLIDASMASEVGLVSKVVPHVDLMATALHLAAEIAANPPLAVQRIKAGLRKANGIDWEELGAWVTASLCELFQTEDHKEGVTSFLEKRPATFVGR from the coding sequence ATGAGCGACTTCACCGAGATCCGGTATGAGGAGCTGGGACGAGTGGGGGTGATCACGATCGACAGGCCACACGCGCGAAACGCGTTGACCTTCACCACCTACGACGAGATCCAGCGTGCCGTTGAACAAACCGAGGCGTGGTGTTTGGTCATCACGGGCACCGATCCGGCGTTCTGTTCTGGCGACGACGTGAAACAGGTGATGACCAAGGTTGCCGATAGGCCCGTGCCCGCCGACAGCAGCCCGCGAATCACCCCGCTCGCCGGGGCTCTACTGAAGACCGATGTGCCGATCATCGCAGCGGTCAACGGCGCAGCCGTCGGCTGGGGAATGGAGCTGGCCTTGTTCGCAGACATCCGCATAGCGTCGGCCAAGGCCAGGTTCGGTGAGCTGTTCGTCAAGCGCGGTCTGTGCTGTGACGTCGCCGGTATTGGTCTGCTGGCCGACATCGTCGGCCGCGAGGCGGCCGCCGAGTTGCTTTTCACCGGCCGCCTCATCGACGCATCGATGGCCAGCGAGGTGGGTCTGGTGTCGAAGGTCGTTCCTCACGTCGATCTCATGGCGACCGCCTTGCACTTGGCCGCCGAAATCGCGGCCAACCCACCCCTGGCCGTTCAGCGCATAAAGGCCGGCCTGCGCAAGGCCAACGGAATCGACTGGGAAGAATTGGGTGCCTGGGTCACCGCAAGCCTCTGCGAGCTGTTCCAGACCGAAGATCACAAAGAGGGCGTCACCTCTTTCCTCGAGAAGCGCCCGGCCACCTTCGTCGGCCGCTGA
- a CDS encoding endonuclease/exonuclease/phosphatase family protein, whose product MPDGVLRVAQLNAGSFLEPDWEERRHEIVSWIDHLRPDVVCLQEIWQSDGSANTAGSIADSLAEPMAWVFGGHPAKGFSSDPTLRFGSAVLSRFEIESHTLFDLGPADAADPIVRSIGWELLHAHTAGLDVFSTHLAPAPSHGVYRVAQVRAIDAHIRRIRGSADDLRGFGMPRTTMPSILCGDFNAEPDSDEIRWLCGLTSFEGDTTFHQDAWRVAGEGPGLTQDWRDNYIAAGLNVHRKRIDYVFVGDPFLREGNAGRVLSARLGFHEPRTGIAASDHRGVVVDIAWPTRPSA is encoded by the coding sequence ATGCCAGATGGTGTGCTGCGTGTGGCCCAGCTCAACGCCGGATCGTTCCTCGAGCCCGATTGGGAAGAACGGCGCCACGAGATAGTCAGCTGGATCGACCACCTCCGTCCCGACGTCGTGTGCCTTCAGGAGATCTGGCAGTCGGACGGTTCAGCCAATACCGCCGGCTCTATCGCCGATAGCCTCGCCGAGCCAATGGCGTGGGTGTTCGGCGGCCACCCGGCCAAGGGGTTCTCGTCAGATCCGACGCTCAGGTTCGGCTCTGCGGTGTTGTCGCGGTTCGAGATCGAATCGCACACCCTGTTCGATCTGGGGCCGGCCGACGCTGCCGACCCGATAGTACGAAGCATCGGCTGGGAGCTGCTGCACGCACACACAGCCGGCCTCGACGTGTTCTCGACGCATCTGGCACCGGCACCCAGCCACGGGGTGTATCGAGTGGCCCAAGTTCGGGCGATAGACGCGCACATCCGCCGCATCCGAGGTTCGGCCGACGACCTGCGCGGCTTCGGCATGCCACGCACGACGATGCCGTCGATCTTGTGCGGTGACTTCAACGCCGAACCCGACAGCGACGAGATCCGCTGGCTCTGCGGATTGACCTCGTTCGAGGGCGACACCACGTTTCACCAGGATGCGTGGCGTGTTGCGGGCGAGGGCCCCGGCCTCACCCAGGACTGGCGAGACAACTACATAGCGGCGGGGCTCAACGTTCACCGCAAGCGCATCGACTACGTGTTCGTCGGCGATCCGTTCCTGCGCGAGGGGAACGCCGGGCGGGTGCTGTCGGCACGGCTTGGCTTCCACGAGCCGCGCACCGGCATCGCTGCCAGTGATCACCGAGGCGTGGTGGTCGACATCGCGTGGCCGACGAGGCCGTCGGCTTGA
- a CDS encoding GNAT family N-acetyltransferase, giving the protein MNTRGALLDQLMAASWPAATVEAHGGWAFRHTAGVTRRANSVLISGEVPDIDEAIAAAEDFYRRRGASSTFMASDASCPPEVVVGLESAGYVAQSPTWILAADADEIDLASPQPSSNWVAEVAQAASDSWFDCYWAVESGRHQPTAIEVYRNQLLKPDAPARFVTVTRSGQPVAVGQVVVVGGWGCVQCLATSTTARHQGAGRAVLNELVAQAAELGARGLFAAVMVDNDASLALCTGVGLRRSHQYRYYLGPLG; this is encoded by the coding sequence TTGAACACGCGGGGCGCCCTGCTGGACCAGTTGATGGCAGCCTCGTGGCCTGCGGCCACCGTCGAGGCTCACGGCGGATGGGCCTTTCGCCACACCGCCGGGGTGACGCGACGCGCCAACTCGGTGCTGATCTCGGGCGAAGTGCCAGACATCGACGAGGCCATCGCAGCGGCCGAAGACTTCTACCGACGGCGCGGAGCCTCCTCAACCTTCATGGCCAGCGATGCATCGTGCCCGCCCGAGGTGGTTGTTGGTCTCGAATCAGCGGGCTACGTCGCGCAGTCGCCGACCTGGATACTGGCCGCCGATGCCGACGAGATCGACCTGGCCTCGCCCCAGCCATCGTCGAACTGGGTGGCAGAGGTCGCCCAGGCGGCGAGCGATAGCTGGTTCGACTGCTATTGGGCGGTCGAGTCGGGACGCCACCAGCCCACTGCGATCGAGGTCTACCGAAACCAGCTGTTGAAACCCGACGCCCCGGCCCGGTTCGTCACGGTCACCAGATCGGGGCAGCCGGTGGCGGTGGGTCAGGTCGTGGTGGTCGGCGGTTGGGGTTGCGTCCAGTGCTTGGCCACCTCCACCACGGCCAGGCATCAAGGTGCCGGCAGGGCGGTGCTGAACGAATTGGTGGCCCAGGCCGCGGAGTTGGGTGCTCGAGGACTGTTCGCGGCGGTCATGGTCGACAACGATGCGTCGCTGGCCTTGTGTACAGGTGTCGGGCTGCGCCGCTCACACCAGTATCGCTACTACCTCGGCCCGCTTGGCTGA
- a CDS encoding amidase family protein, which produces MSSQLWNMTAIELARAIASREVSSGEVIDAHLARIEEVNPKLNAVVRVLGDDARNAADRADQAVRNGDVLGPLHGVPITIKENIDLAGTPTTSAVAAMAEAVAPMDAPVVERMKAAGAIPMARTNLPDMGLRVTTESSLYGITRNPHHPDRTVGGSSGGEASAIASGMSPLGLGNDVGGSLRNPAHACGISSIRPTGGVVPMANAIPPEDHPISYQLMLTEGVMARAVADVALGFGVVRGAHPRDPVSFDAVLPDLDDSERVTIAVMAEPPGTPTHPEVAAGVRRVADVLAAQGHDVVEATPPDFELVCELWLAVLNSDIEVMLPLLEAVMGDDAVRFLTLARSQTPHPTVESIAMTHIERNRVMRAWSMWHQSHEFLLAPVWTQPPFEHSADIADEASALATLDMLRPVMPSNLMGTPAVVIPGGVADGSPTGVQIIGWRNSDVRCLALGAQAQSVLGVPAAIDPKW; this is translated from the coding sequence ATGTCGTCTCAGCTCTGGAACATGACCGCTATCGAGTTGGCTCGTGCCATCGCCTCGAGGGAGGTCAGCTCGGGCGAGGTCATCGACGCCCACCTCGCCCGCATCGAGGAGGTCAACCCCAAGCTCAATGCGGTCGTGCGCGTGCTGGGGGACGATGCGCGAAACGCAGCAGACCGCGCAGACCAGGCGGTGCGCAACGGAGACGTATTGGGACCACTGCACGGGGTCCCCATCACCATCAAGGAGAACATCGACCTGGCCGGAACCCCGACGACCAGCGCAGTTGCAGCGATGGCCGAAGCCGTGGCTCCGATGGACGCACCGGTGGTCGAGCGGATGAAGGCTGCCGGCGCTATCCCGATGGCCAGGACGAACCTGCCGGACATGGGTCTGCGGGTCACCACCGAGTCGTCGCTGTACGGAATCACCCGCAACCCGCATCATCCCGATCGCACGGTTGGGGGGTCCAGCGGAGGCGAGGCGTCGGCGATTGCGTCGGGGATGAGCCCCCTGGGTCTGGGCAACGATGTGGGCGGCTCGTTGCGCAATCCCGCTCACGCTTGTGGCATCTCGTCGATCCGCCCTACCGGTGGCGTTGTCCCGATGGCCAACGCCATTCCGCCTGAGGATCACCCGATCTCGTACCAGCTGATGCTGACGGAAGGTGTCATGGCCCGCGCTGTCGCCGATGTGGCGCTGGGCTTCGGAGTGGTTCGCGGGGCCCACCCGCGAGACCCCGTTTCGTTCGACGCGGTCTTGCCCGACCTAGATGACTCCGAGCGTGTCACCATCGCAGTGATGGCCGAACCGCCCGGGACGCCCACCCACCCCGAGGTCGCCGCAGGTGTTCGCAGGGTTGCCGACGTGCTGGCCGCACAGGGCCACGATGTGGTCGAGGCAACGCCGCCCGACTTCGAACTCGTGTGCGAACTGTGGTTGGCCGTCTTGAACTCGGACATCGAGGTGATGCTGCCCTTGCTCGAAGCGGTGATGGGCGATGATGCCGTTCGCTTCCTGACCCTGGCCAGGTCGCAGACACCACACCCCACGGTCGAGTCGATCGCGATGACCCACATAGAGCGCAACCGGGTCATGCGGGCTTGGAGCATGTGGCACCAAAGCCACGAGTTCTTGCTGGCCCCCGTGTGGACCCAACCTCCGTTCGAGCACTCGGCCGACATTGCCGACGAGGCGTCGGCCCTGGCAACCCTCGACATGTTGCGGCCCGTGATGCCGTCGAACCTGATGGGCACACCTGCTGTTGTGATTCCAGGTGGCGTCGCCGACGGCTCGCCGACCGGAGTTCAGATCATCGGGTGGCGCAACAGCGATGTCCGCTGCCTGGCGCTGGGCGCTCAAGCCCAGAGCGTCCTGGGCGTGCCGGCGGCCATCGACCCCAAGTGGTGA